The following proteins are encoded in a genomic region of Kosakonia oryzae:
- a CDS encoding siderophore-interacting protein, which translates to MTTHSPRYPQRVRNELRFRELTVLRTERAGSGFQRIVLGGEQLEGFTSRGFDDHTKVFFPQPGSHFVPPTVTDEGIVWGDGPRPASRDYTPIYDASRHELVVDFYIHDGGVASHWAVNAQAGDTLTIGGPRGSLVVPEDYAWQLYVCDESGMPALRRRLEALSLLAVRPKVTAVVTVADAAYQDYLAHLSGFDIQWVVGHNPQALHDKLASLTIADEDYFIWLTGEGEVVKSLMERYATDNIDQQRVRAQAYWHKK; encoded by the coding sequence ATGACAACTCATTCTCCACGTTATCCCCAACGCGTACGCAATGAACTGCGCTTTCGCGAGTTAACTGTTCTGCGCACGGAACGCGCTGGCAGTGGTTTTCAGCGCATTGTGCTGGGCGGTGAACAGCTGGAAGGCTTTACGTCGCGCGGTTTTGACGATCACACAAAAGTCTTCTTTCCGCAGCCGGGATCGCACTTTGTACCGCCGACGGTGACTGACGAAGGCATCGTCTGGGGCGACGGACCGCGCCCGGCATCCCGCGATTACACGCCGATCTATGACGCCAGCCGGCACGAACTGGTAGTGGATTTCTATATTCACGACGGCGGCGTGGCGAGCCACTGGGCGGTGAATGCGCAGGCTGGGGATACATTGACGATTGGCGGGCCGCGCGGTTCGCTGGTGGTGCCGGAAGATTACGCCTGGCAACTCTATGTGTGCGATGAATCCGGTATGCCTGCGCTGCGCCGCCGTCTGGAAGCGCTAAGCCTGCTCGCGGTTCGCCCGAAAGTGACGGCAGTGGTGACGGTTGCCGATGCGGCGTATCAGGATTATCTGGCGCATCTGAGCGGCTTTGATATTCAATGGGTGGTTGGTCATAACCCGCAAGCGCTGCACGATAAACTGGCTTCGCTGACCATCGCCGATGAGGACTATTTCATCTGGCTGACCGGGGAGGGTGAGGTGGTGAAATCGCTGATGGAGCGCTATGCGACCGACAATATCGATCAGCAACGGGTGCGCGCGCAGGCGTACTGGCACAAGAAATAA
- the plsY gene encoding glycerol-3-phosphate 1-O-acyltransferase PlsY, translated as MSAIAPGMILLAYLCGSISSAILVCRLAGLPDPRVSGSGNPGATNVLRIGGKGAAVTVLIFDILKGMLPVWGAYALGVTPFWLGLIAIAACLGHIWPVFFKFQGGKGVATAFGAIAPIGWDLTGVMAGTWLLTVLLSGYSSLGAIVSALIAPFYVWWFKPQFTFPVAMLSCLILLRHHDNIQRLWRRQETKIWSKLKKKKEE; from the coding sequence ATGAGTGCAATCGCGCCTGGAATGATCCTCCTTGCGTACCTTTGTGGCTCAATCTCCAGCGCCATTCTGGTCTGCCGCCTCGCCGGTCTTCCCGATCCGCGAGTAAGTGGTTCCGGCAATCCCGGAGCGACCAACGTTTTACGCATTGGCGGCAAGGGAGCAGCCGTAACGGTACTGATTTTCGATATTCTGAAAGGAATGCTGCCCGTCTGGGGCGCTTACGCGCTTGGCGTTACACCGTTCTGGCTGGGACTTATTGCTATCGCCGCCTGTCTTGGTCATATCTGGCCGGTATTTTTTAAATTTCAGGGTGGTAAAGGCGTAGCAACGGCGTTTGGCGCGATTGCGCCGATAGGCTGGGATTTAACGGGCGTGATGGCGGGAACCTGGCTTTTAACCGTGCTGTTGAGCGGTTACTCATCGCTGGGCGCGATTGTCAGCGCGCTGATCGCACCGTTTTATGTCTGGTGGTTCAAACCGCAGTTCACCTTCCCGGTGGCGATGCTTTCCTGTCTGATTCTGCTGCGCCATCATGACAATATTCAGCGCCTGTGGCGCCGCCAGGAAACCAAAATCTGGTCGAAGCTGAAGAAGAAAAAAGAAGAGTAA
- a CDS encoding SDR family NAD(P)-dependent oxidoreductase, with protein MNRLHNKTALILGGAKGIGLAITQRFAQEGATTWFTSRREEELKNAAAKIEGDALPLRADVSQHSELARIMENIPQLDVLVINAGMSEYATLEQVSETHFENTFGLNVRSPLFALQAALPLLKPGSSVVLIGSIADVIGTEGYGVYGASKAALRSLARTWTRELAARGIRVNVVAPGPIDTEMMAAASENVRQGLTQAIPLGRMGQPEEVANATLFLASDESSYIAGAEICVDGGLTQV; from the coding sequence ATGAACAGACTGCACAACAAAACGGCCCTCATACTGGGCGGCGCAAAAGGAATTGGCCTGGCGATAACCCAGCGTTTTGCCCAGGAAGGCGCGACGACATGGTTTACCTCTCGTCGCGAGGAAGAGTTAAAAAATGCCGCCGCTAAAATCGAAGGAGATGCGCTGCCGCTACGTGCTGATGTCAGCCAACACAGCGAACTGGCGCGCATAATGGAAAATATTCCGCAACTGGATGTGCTGGTGATTAATGCCGGCATGTCAGAGTACGCCACTCTGGAACAAGTTTCAGAAACACACTTTGAAAACACCTTCGGGTTGAATGTCCGCTCGCCGCTATTTGCCCTGCAAGCTGCGCTGCCGCTGCTCAAACCCGGTTCCAGCGTGGTGCTGATAGGGTCGATTGCCGATGTTATCGGAACGGAAGGTTATGGTGTTTATGGTGCCAGCAAAGCCGCACTGCGCTCTCTTGCCCGAACCTGGACGCGCGAACTGGCAGCCAGAGGTATTCGCGTTAACGTCGTTGCACCCGGCCCTATTGATACCGAAATGATGGCTGCGGCATCGGAAAATGTTCGTCAGGGCTTAACACAGGCCATTCCGCTGGGTCGCATGGGCCAGCCGGAAGAAGTGGCCAACGCCACGCTGTTTCTTGCCAGTGACGAAAGCAGCTATATCGCCGGTGCCGAGATTTGTGTCGATGGCGGGTTAACGCAAGTATAA
- the folB gene encoding bifunctional dihydroneopterin aldolase/7,8-dihydroneopterin epimerase, whose protein sequence is MDIVFIEQLSVITTIGVYDWEQTIEQKLVFDIEMAWDNRQAAKSDDVNDCLSYADIADVVVGHVEGGRFALVERVAEEVAELLLARFQSPWIRIKLSKPGAVARAQSVGVIIERGLNLKESI, encoded by the coding sequence ATGGATATTGTATTTATTGAGCAGCTTTCGGTAATCACCACTATTGGTGTTTACGACTGGGAACAGACCATTGAGCAGAAGCTGGTGTTCGATATCGAAATGGCCTGGGATAACCGCCAGGCGGCGAAAAGTGATGATGTGAATGATTGCCTCAGCTATGCCGATATCGCCGATGTGGTTGTCGGTCATGTAGAAGGCGGGCGTTTTGCGCTGGTCGAGCGTGTAGCGGAAGAGGTGGCCGAACTGCTGCTGGCGCGTTTTCAGTCGCCATGGATACGCATCAAATTGAGCAAACCCGGCGCCGTGGCGCGGGCGCAGAGCGTCGGCGTTATCATTGAGCGTGGGTTAAATCTGAAAGAAAGTATTTAA
- a CDS encoding methyl-accepting chemotaxis protein: MFLHNVKIGTKLFLAFGFFIVLMVVSSSMSLSSLDRANNGMQEIVRDDYPTTVKANQLIDNFNSFVSIQQLMLLDSEGKWTAESQKQLSEISSHVSALLEDLAKNLHDDKSQKILAEIRTVRQQYLDSRFRILDAVKNNDRAAAIQEMMSNTVNIQNAYKAKVLELIAIQDAQMKGAGEVVQHDFSANRLILILLAVLSIGFGSLIGWIIVRMITRPLREAVTFAEAIANGDLTRSIDSHYRDETGVLLQALMEMKERLVEIVHQVQNGSESISSAAAQIVAGNQDLAARTEEQASSVEQTAASMEQITATVKNTADHTSEATQLSAGAATVVKNNGEMMKQVTEKMRVINDTSNRMSDIINLIDSIAFQTNILALNAAVEAARAGEHGRGFAVVAGEVRQLAQKSASSANEIRHLIENSTSQTREGMALVEKASGLINGMVSNVQEMDVILREIGQASREQTDGISQINSAIGLIDSTTQQNSSLVEESVAAAAALNDQALHLRELVQVFRLRDMPEMA; encoded by the coding sequence ATGTTTTTACATAATGTAAAAATAGGCACGAAATTATTTCTGGCGTTCGGCTTTTTTATTGTGTTGATGGTGGTGAGTTCCTCGATGTCACTCTCCAGCCTTGATCGCGCAAATAATGGAATGCAGGAAATCGTGCGTGATGACTATCCAACCACTGTTAAAGCCAATCAGCTGATCGATAACTTCAACTCTTTTGTCAGCATTCAGCAACTGATGCTACTTGATAGCGAAGGGAAGTGGACCGCCGAGTCGCAGAAGCAGCTCTCTGAGATCAGCAGCCACGTTAGCGCGTTGCTCGAAGATCTGGCGAAAAACCTGCATGATGACAAATCACAGAAAATCCTTGCTGAAATCCGCACCGTACGCCAGCAGTACCTTGATTCTCGCTTTCGTATTCTCGATGCCGTGAAAAATAACGATCGCGCGGCTGCGATACAGGAGATGATGAGCAACACGGTGAATATCCAGAATGCCTACAAAGCAAAGGTGCTGGAACTGATTGCTATCCAGGATGCGCAGATGAAAGGGGCTGGTGAGGTCGTGCAGCACGATTTTTCCGCGAACCGCCTGATCCTCATTTTGCTTGCGGTGTTGAGCATTGGCTTCGGCAGCCTGATTGGCTGGATCATTGTACGGATGATCACGCGCCCATTGCGTGAGGCTGTCACCTTCGCAGAAGCCATTGCTAATGGCGATTTGACCCGTTCGATCGACTCACATTACCGCGACGAAACGGGGGTTCTGCTACAGGCATTAATGGAGATGAAAGAGCGCCTCGTAGAAATTGTTCATCAGGTGCAGAACGGTTCGGAGAGCATTTCCAGCGCGGCGGCGCAGATTGTTGCCGGTAACCAGGATCTGGCGGCCAGAACAGAAGAACAGGCAAGCTCGGTGGAACAGACCGCAGCGTCGATGGAGCAAATCACCGCCACGGTAAAAAATACCGCCGATCACACGTCAGAAGCCACGCAGCTTTCCGCGGGCGCGGCGACGGTAGTGAAAAATAACGGCGAGATGATGAAGCAGGTCACGGAGAAGATGCGCGTCATTAACGACACTTCAAACCGGATGTCTGACATTATCAACCTGATTGATTCCATTGCCTTCCAGACCAATATCCTCGCGCTGAACGCAGCGGTTGAAGCTGCGCGTGCAGGCGAACATGGGCGCGGTTTTGCGGTGGTTGCGGGCGAAGTTCGTCAACTGGCGCAGAAAAGCGCCTCGTCGGCGAATGAGATCCGCCATCTGATCGAAAATTCAACCAGCCAGACCCGTGAAGGGATGGCGCTGGTAGAAAAAGCCAGCGGGTTGATTAACGGTATGGTGAGCAACGTGCAGGAGATGGATGTGATCCTGCGTGAGATCGGCCAGGCGAGCCGCGAGCAGACCGATGGCATTTCGCAGATTAATAGCGCCATTGGCCTGATTGACTCAACCACCCAGCAGAACTCCAGCCTGGTGGAGGAATCAGTTGCGGCGGCGGCGGCGCTGAACGATCAGGCGCTGCATCTGCGCGAACTGGTTCAGGTTTTCCGTCTGCGTGATATGCCAGAAATGGCTTAA
- the dnaG gene encoding DNA primase — MAGRIPRVFINDLLARTDIVDLIDARVKLKKQGKNYHACCPFHNEKTPSFTVNGEKQFYHCFGCGAHGNALDFLMNYDKLEFVESVEELAAMHNLEVPFEAGSGPSLIERHQRQTLYQLMDGLNAFYQQSLTQPAAEPARQYLARRGLSSEIIARFAIGYAPPGWDNVLKRFGGNSENRKSLIDAGMLVTNDQGRSYDRFRERVMFPIRDKRGRVIGFGGRVLGNDTPKYLNSPETDIFHKGRQLYGLYEAQLDNDEPQRLLVVEGYMDVVALAQYGINYAVASLGTSTTADHIQLLFRVTKNVICCYDGDRAGRDAAWRALETALPYMSDGRQLRFMFLPDGEDPDTLVRKEGKAAFEARMEQAQPLSTFLFNSLLPQADLTTPDGTTQLAALALPLINQVPGETLRIQLRQLLGNKIGIFDDAQLDRLMPKQAENSAPRPAPQLKRTTMRILIGLLIQNPELASAVPSLEGLDQSRLPGLGLFAELVNTCLSQPGLTTGQLLEHYRGTKEAATLEKLSMWDDIADKEIAEEAFTDSLNHMFDSMLERRQEELIARDRTHGLSSEERRELWQLNQELAKK; from the coding sequence ATGGCTGGACGAATCCCACGTGTTTTTATCAATGACCTGCTGGCGCGCACCGACATCGTCGATCTCATCGACGCGCGTGTTAAGCTGAAAAAGCAGGGCAAGAACTACCACGCGTGTTGTCCATTCCATAATGAAAAAACCCCTTCTTTCACCGTAAACGGTGAAAAACAGTTTTATCACTGCTTTGGCTGCGGCGCGCACGGTAACGCCCTCGACTTTTTAATGAACTACGACAAGCTCGAGTTCGTGGAAAGCGTCGAAGAGCTGGCCGCCATGCACAACCTTGAAGTGCCTTTTGAAGCAGGCAGCGGGCCCAGCCTGATAGAGCGCCATCAACGGCAAACGCTCTACCAGTTGATGGACGGGCTCAACGCATTTTATCAGCAATCTCTGACGCAACCCGCCGCTGAACCGGCGCGCCAGTATCTGGCAAGGCGCGGTTTGAGTAGCGAAATTATTGCGCGTTTCGCCATTGGTTACGCCCCTCCCGGTTGGGACAACGTGTTAAAGCGTTTTGGCGGCAATAGCGAAAATCGCAAATCTCTGATCGATGCCGGCATGCTGGTAACGAACGATCAGGGGCGCAGTTACGATCGCTTCCGTGAACGGGTGATGTTCCCCATTCGCGACAAGCGTGGCCGGGTGATTGGTTTTGGCGGGCGTGTTTTGGGTAACGATACCCCCAAATACCTCAACTCCCCGGAGACCGATATTTTCCATAAAGGCCGCCAGTTGTATGGCCTTTATGAAGCGCAACTGGATAACGATGAACCTCAGCGCCTGTTGGTCGTCGAAGGGTATATGGACGTGGTCGCGCTGGCGCAGTATGGCATCAACTATGCGGTTGCTTCGCTGGGCACCTCCACCACGGCGGATCATATCCAGTTGCTGTTCAGAGTGACGAAAAACGTCATCTGTTGTTATGACGGTGACCGGGCGGGCCGTGATGCCGCCTGGCGTGCGCTGGAAACCGCGCTACCTTATATGAGCGATGGTCGTCAGCTGCGTTTTATGTTCCTGCCGGATGGTGAAGATCCGGATACGCTGGTGCGTAAAGAGGGCAAAGCGGCGTTCGAAGCGCGGATGGAGCAGGCTCAGCCGCTCTCCACGTTTTTGTTTAACAGCCTGTTGCCGCAGGCGGATTTGACAACGCCGGATGGCACTACGCAACTTGCTGCGCTGGCGCTACCGTTAATCAATCAGGTGCCAGGCGAGACGTTACGTATTCAGTTGCGGCAGCTGTTGGGGAATAAGATTGGTATTTTCGACGATGCGCAACTTGATCGTTTAATGCCAAAACAAGCGGAAAACAGCGCTCCGCGCCCCGCTCCGCAGCTAAAACGCACAACCATGCGTATACTTATAGGGTTATTGATCCAGAACCCGGAACTGGCATCAGCGGTTCCGTCGTTAGAAGGGCTGGATCAATCCAGGCTCCCCGGCCTTGGCTTATTTGCAGAACTGGTCAACACTTGCTTGTCACAGCCAGGCCTGACAACGGGGCAGTTGCTGGAGCACTATCGCGGCACTAAAGAGGCTGCAACCCTTGAAAAACTGTCGATGTGGGACGATATAGCAGATAAGGAAATCGCAGAAGAAGCGTTTACCGACTCGCTCAATCATATGTTTGATTCGATGCTTGAACGGCGACAGGAAGAGCTGATAGCTCGCGATCGTACGCACGGTTTAAGCAGCGAAGAACGCCGGGAGCTCTGGCAATTAAACCAGGAACTGGCGAAAAAATGA
- a CDS encoding PadR family transcriptional regulator: protein MRHHHERADREHPHHGGGRRQRFFGHGELRLVILYLLSTNASHGYELIKAIESLTQGNYTPSPGVIYPTLDYLQEQGFITVGDEENGRRTIAITAQGLRWLEESQAQIAEIQERIRVRNVGYQLRRNPQMKRALDNFKAVLDLRVNQGELSAAQLKQIIGIIDRAALDISQLD, encoded by the coding sequence ATGCGCCATCATCACGAGCGGGCCGACCGCGAACACCCGCACCACGGCGGTGGACGACGCCAGCGCTTTTTTGGTCACGGTGAGTTACGTCTGGTCATTCTCTACTTACTGAGCACAAACGCCAGCCACGGCTATGAGCTGATCAAAGCCATTGAATCGCTGACTCAGGGCAACTACACGCCCAGCCCTGGCGTCATTTACCCTACGCTCGATTACCTGCAAGAGCAGGGTTTCATTACCGTTGGCGACGAAGAGAATGGGCGCAGAACTATTGCGATAACGGCGCAGGGTTTGCGCTGGCTGGAAGAGAGCCAGGCGCAGATTGCAGAGATTCAGGAACGCATCCGGGTGCGTAACGTCGGTTATCAGCTGCGCAGAAACCCGCAAATGAAGCGGGCGCTGGATAACTTTAAAGCGGTACTGGATTTACGGGTGAATCAGGGGGAACTCAGCGCCGCACAGCTGAAGCAGATAATTGGCATTATCGACCGCGCGGCGCTGGATATTTCACAACTCGATTAA
- the tsaD gene encoding tRNA (adenosine(37)-N6)-threonylcarbamoyltransferase complex transferase subunit TsaD produces the protein MRVLGIETSCDETGIAIYDDQQGLLANQLYSQVKLHADYGGVVPELASRDHVRKTVPLIQAALKEAGLAAKDIDAVAYTAGPGLVGALLVGATVGRSLAFAWDVPAIPVHHMEGHLLAPMLEENPPAFPFVALLVSGGHTQLISVTGIGHYELLGESIDDAAGEAFDKTAKLLGLDYPGGPMLSKLASQGTEGRFVFPRPMTDRPGLDFSFSGLKTFAANTIRTNGDDEQTRADIARAFEDAVVDTLMIKCKRALDQTGFTRLVMAGGVSANRTLRAKLAEMMQKRRGQVFYARPEFCTDNGAMIAYAGMVRLKAGNDAGLGVTVRPRWPLADLPAA, from the coding sequence ATGCGCGTACTGGGCATTGAAACATCCTGCGATGAAACTGGCATCGCAATTTATGACGACCAGCAGGGGCTTTTAGCCAACCAACTGTATAGTCAAGTAAAACTGCACGCTGATTACGGTGGTGTGGTGCCGGAACTGGCTTCCCGCGACCATGTGCGTAAAACCGTGCCGCTGATTCAGGCCGCGCTGAAAGAAGCCGGGCTGGCGGCAAAAGATATTGATGCGGTGGCCTACACGGCTGGACCAGGCCTGGTCGGCGCATTGCTGGTTGGCGCGACGGTCGGACGTTCGCTGGCTTTTGCCTGGGATGTCCCGGCGATTCCGGTGCATCATATGGAAGGGCACTTGCTGGCGCCGATGCTGGAAGAAAACCCGCCGGCTTTCCCGTTTGTGGCACTGCTGGTTTCCGGCGGGCACACGCAGCTCATCAGCGTTACCGGCATTGGTCATTACGAACTGCTGGGCGAGTCAATTGACGATGCCGCAGGGGAAGCATTTGATAAAACCGCCAAACTGTTGGGGCTTGATTACCCGGGCGGGCCGATGCTGTCAAAACTGGCGTCGCAGGGTACGGAAGGCCGTTTTGTCTTCCCGCGCCCGATGACCGATCGTCCGGGGCTGGATTTCAGCTTTTCCGGGCTGAAAACGTTTGCTGCAAACACCATTCGCACCAATGGCGATGACGAGCAAACCCGTGCCGACATTGCACGAGCGTTTGAGGATGCCGTAGTTGATACGTTGATGATCAAATGCAAACGCGCGCTGGATCAGACCGGTTTTACGCGTCTGGTGATGGCGGGTGGTGTGAGCGCCAACCGCACTCTGCGGGCGAAACTGGCGGAAATGATGCAAAAGCGTCGCGGTCAAGTCTTTTATGCGCGTCCGGAGTTTTGTACCGATAATGGTGCGATGATCGCCTATGCGGGCATGGTACGTCTGAAAGCAGGAAATGATGCCGGGCTTGGTGTAACGGTTCGTCCGCGCTGGCCACTGGCGGATCTGCCGGCGGCGTAA
- the rpoD gene encoding RNA polymerase sigma factor RpoD produces the protein MEQNPQSQLKLLVTRGKEQGYLTYAEVNDHLPEDIVDSDQIEDIIQMINDMGIQVMEEAPDADDLLLAETTADTDDDAAEAAAQVLSSVESEIGRTTDPVRMYMREMGTVELLTREGEIDIAKRIEDGINQVQCSVAEYPEAITYLLEQYDRVEAEQARLSDLITGFVDPNAEEDLAPTATHVGSELSSEEMDDDDEDEDEDDDDNSDDDNSIDPELAREKFGELRTQYELTRDTIKAKGRSHAAAQEEILKLSEVFKQFRLVPKQFDYLVNSMRIMMDRVRTQERIIMKLCVEQCKMPKKNFITLFTGNETSETWFNAALAMNKPWSEKLHEVTEEVQRSLQKLQQIEEETGLTIEQVKDINRRMSIGEAKARRAKKEMVEANLRLVISIAKKYTNRGLQFLDLIQEGNIGLMKAVDKFEYRRGYKFSTYATWWIRQAITRSIADQARTIRIPVHMIETINKLNRISRQMLQEMGREPTPEELAERMLMPEDKIRKVLKIAKEPISMETPIGDDEDSHLGDFIEDTTLELPLDSATTESLRAATHDVLAGLTAREAKVLRMRFGIDMNTDHTLEEVGKQFDVTRERIRQIEAKALRKLRHPSRSEVLRSFLDD, from the coding sequence ATGGAGCAAAACCCGCAGTCACAGCTGAAGCTTCTTGTCACCCGTGGTAAGGAGCAAGGCTATCTGACCTATGCCGAGGTCAATGACCATCTGCCGGAAGATATCGTCGACTCCGATCAGATCGAAGACATCATCCAAATGATCAACGACATGGGCATTCAGGTGATGGAAGAAGCACCGGATGCTGATGATTTGCTGCTGGCTGAGACCACTGCCGACACGGACGATGACGCTGCCGAAGCGGCTGCGCAAGTGCTTTCCAGCGTGGAATCTGAAATCGGGCGCACGACCGACCCGGTTCGCATGTATATGCGTGAAATGGGTACCGTTGAACTGCTGACCCGTGAAGGCGAAATTGACATCGCCAAACGTATCGAAGACGGGATTAACCAGGTTCAGTGCTCCGTTGCCGAGTACCCGGAAGCCATTACCTATCTGTTAGAACAATACGACCGCGTCGAAGCGGAACAGGCGCGTCTGTCCGATTTGATCACCGGCTTTGTCGATCCGAATGCGGAAGAAGATCTTGCGCCAACGGCAACGCATGTCGGCTCTGAGCTCTCCAGCGAAGAGATGGATGACGACGATGAAGACGAAGATGAAGACGACGATGACAACAGCGATGATGACAACAGCATCGATCCTGAGCTGGCACGTGAAAAATTCGGCGAGCTGCGTACCCAGTACGAACTGACTCGTGACACGATCAAAGCCAAAGGCCGCAGCCATGCTGCAGCGCAGGAAGAGATCCTCAAGCTGTCTGAAGTCTTCAAACAATTCCGTCTGGTGCCGAAACAGTTCGACTACCTGGTGAACAGCATGCGTATCATGATGGATCGCGTGCGCACTCAGGAACGCATCATCATGAAGCTGTGCGTTGAACAGTGCAAAATGCCGAAGAAAAACTTCATTACGCTGTTCACCGGCAATGAAACCAGCGAAACCTGGTTCAATGCCGCGCTGGCGATGAATAAGCCGTGGTCCGAAAAGCTGCATGAAGTGACGGAAGAAGTTCAGCGCAGCCTGCAAAAACTGCAACAGATTGAAGAAGAAACCGGCCTGACCATCGAGCAGGTAAAAGATATCAACCGTCGTATGTCCATCGGCGAAGCGAAAGCGCGCCGTGCGAAGAAAGAGATGGTGGAAGCGAACCTGCGTCTGGTTATTTCTATCGCCAAGAAATACACCAACCGTGGTCTGCAATTCCTCGATCTGATTCAGGAAGGCAACATCGGTCTGATGAAAGCGGTTGATAAGTTCGAATACCGCCGTGGTTACAAGTTCTCCACCTACGCAACCTGGTGGATCCGTCAGGCGATTACCCGCTCCATCGCGGATCAGGCGCGCACTATCCGTATTCCGGTGCATATGATTGAGACCATTAACAAACTCAACCGTATCTCCCGCCAGATGCTGCAGGAAATGGGTCGCGAGCCGACGCCGGAAGAGCTGGCCGAACGCATGTTGATGCCGGAAGATAAAATCCGCAAGGTGCTGAAAATCGCCAAAGAGCCAATCTCCATGGAAACACCGATTGGTGATGATGAAGATTCGCATCTGGGTGATTTTATCGAGGATACCACCCTCGAGCTGCCGCTGGACTCTGCCACCACCGAGAGCCTGCGTGCGGCGACGCACGACGTGCTGGCTGGTCTGACAGCCCGTGAAGCGAAAGTACTGCGTATGCGTTTCGGTATCGATATGAACACCGACCACACGCTGGAAGAAGTGGGTAAACAGTTTGACGTTACCCGCGAACGTATCCGCCAGATCGAAGCGAAAGCGCTGCGTAAACTGCGCCACCCGAGCCGTTCTGAAGTGCTGCGTAGCTTCCTCGACGATTAA
- a CDS encoding winged helix-turn-helix transcriptional regulator has translation MTKIDDCALGNVGKTRPILEHITNKWSILILTVLCTKPSRFNEIRRRLDGITHKALADALKRLERNGLVHREVLPTMPVGVEYRITPLGESLRQPFEALYRWALEYGPQLTAAQDEYDQKSAEAERALAS, from the coding sequence ATGACAAAAATCGATGACTGCGCTTTAGGAAATGTGGGCAAAACGCGCCCGATACTTGAGCACATCACCAATAAATGGTCGATTTTGATCCTGACTGTGCTGTGTACAAAACCTTCTCGTTTCAATGAGATCCGCCGCAGACTGGATGGTATCACCCATAAAGCGCTGGCCGACGCTCTGAAACGGCTGGAGCGCAACGGGCTGGTGCACCGGGAAGTGTTGCCGACAATGCCGGTGGGTGTTGAATACCGTATTACGCCGCTTGGCGAATCACTTCGACAGCCATTTGAGGCACTGTATCGCTGGGCGCTGGAATATGGGCCGCAATTGACGGCGGCGCAGGATGAGTATGATCAAAAATCTGCAGAGGCTGAAAGAGCATTAGCGTCCTGA
- the rpsU gene encoding 30S ribosomal protein S21 has product MPVIKVRENEPFDVALRRFKRSCEKAGVLAEVRRREFYEKPTTERKRAKASAVKRHAKKLARENARRTRLY; this is encoded by the coding sequence ATGCCGGTAATTAAAGTACGTGAAAACGAGCCGTTCGACGTAGCTCTGCGTCGCTTCAAACGTTCCTGCGAAAAAGCAGGTGTTCTGGCGGAAGTTCGTCGTCGTGAGTTCTATGAAAAACCGACTACCGAACGTAAACGCGCTAAAGCATCCGCTGTGAAACGTCACGCGAAGAAACTGGCTCGCGAAAACGCACGCCGTACTCGTCTGTACTAA
- the mug gene encoding G/U mismatch-specific DNA glycosylase has translation MINDILAPGLRVVFCGINPGKSSAHTGFHFAHPGNRFWKVIHQAGFTDRLLRPEEERHLLDTRCGITMLVERPTVQASEVALHELRTGGRELVLKIEEYQPAALAILGKQAFEQAFSVRGANWGKQTMSIGVTQIWVLPNPSGLNRATLDKLVAAYRELDDALVTRGL, from the coding sequence ATGATCAATGATATTCTCGCTCCCGGGCTGCGCGTGGTGTTTTGTGGTATTAATCCGGGCAAATCTTCCGCCCATACTGGCTTCCACTTTGCGCACCCTGGCAACCGTTTCTGGAAGGTGATCCATCAGGCCGGTTTTACCGACAGGCTGCTGCGACCGGAAGAGGAGAGGCATCTGCTGGATACGCGCTGTGGCATCACCATGCTGGTGGAACGTCCGACGGTGCAGGCCAGCGAAGTGGCGCTGCATGAGCTGCGTACTGGCGGCAGAGAGCTGGTTCTGAAAATTGAAGAGTATCAGCCTGCGGCGCTGGCGATCCTCGGTAAGCAGGCTTTCGAGCAGGCATTCAGCGTCAGAGGTGCTAACTGGGGCAAGCAGACGATGAGCATCGGCGTAACGCAGATTTGGGTACTGCCGAATCCCAGTGGGTTAAATCGCGCGACGCTGGATAAACTGGTCGCCGCTTACCGCGAACTGGATGATGCGCTGGTGACGAGAGGGCTGTAG